One Silurus meridionalis isolate SWU-2019-XX chromosome 10, ASM1480568v1, whole genome shotgun sequence genomic window carries:
- the igf2b gene encoding insulin-like growth factor 2b isoform X2 — MEDKITCSASTSSSSFICLIIMKGRKLCSSSQMLVCALVLFFCLFEMAAAETLCGGELVDALQFVCEDRGFYFSRPISRANSRRSQSRGIVEECCFRSCDLALLEQYCAKPAKSERDVSATSLQVISMMPALKQDVPRKHVTIRYPKYGLWQQNAAQRLRRGIPAILRSRKFRPQTEKKKGQEHANVHKRLITLPSKLPPSWHPTEDYVNHK; from the exons ATGGAAGATAAAATCACGTGTTCGGCCAGCACAAGCAGTTCTTCGTTTATCTGTCTTATCATCATGaag GGCCGAAAGCTGTGCTCGTCCAGTCAGATGCTCGTGTGCGCGCTTGTTTTATTCTTCTGCTTGTTTGAAATGGCTGCAGCAGAGACGCTGTGCGGTGGAGAACTGGTGGATGCGCTGCAGTTCGTTTGCGAAGACAGGGGCTTCTACTTCA GTAGACCAATAAGCAGGGCGAACAGCCGGCGTTCTCAAAGCCGTGGCATTGTAGAAGAGTGTTGTTTTAGGAGTTGTGATCTTGCACTGTTGGAACAATACTGTGCCAAGCCAGCCAAGTCAGAAAGGGACGTCTCTGCCACTTCTCTACAGGTCATCTCTATGATGCCAGCATTAAAACAG GATGTCCCAAGAAAGCATGTGACTATAAGATATCCCAAATATGGACTCTGGCAACAGAACGCGGCCCAGAGACTACGGAGAGGAATCCCAGCTATCCTGAGATCGAGGAAGTTCAGGCCGcagacagagaagaaaaaaggccAGGAACATGCCAATGTCCACAAGCGTCTTATCACACTTCCCAGCAAACTCCCTCCCTCATGGCATCCCACAGAAGACTACGTCAACCACAAATGA